One Malus domestica chromosome 11, GDT2T_hap1 genomic region harbors:
- the LOC103449130 gene encoding cysteine-tryptophan domain-containing zinc finger protein 3 isoform X2, with product MISVGTRDARKGMELGFAGRIEMEDTELEEGEACSSHINEYDSNIDVDVALSYIDDKIQDVLGHFQKEFEGGVSAENLGAKWGGYGSFLPSYQRSPVSSHPKTPQKVQNCSLLKSPNNLKLEAGQRNNAVCYNTPQSVGVGPASTGSTSLVAPKAPSANDPVKQEGSVSLIQADQYAPRHESANKKDINSLDQKTLKVRLKVGSDNLSTRKNAIYSGLGLDATSSSSVDDSPSESEGISHEPQDAPFESPTCILQIMTSFPVHEDMMSPLHDDLIYLIEKEKLLKEGRVNGNHTMEGGGKVSGSRKTKLVERNDLSAESKSGKNKDGTGLLSKKEHDIDMFACEELVSKTLKLPLLSSSFSTVNDVIKSKEMDKKTLVRDKVFPGQAEDEPMEPISTQEDGWVEKRKANLAGKVQEDRKVNVSEDVLVHPKKEGHCRVEKTYELVKGDLNVSKGRKSLNTEVMDHSKQKVNQKATSHEVDDTRLISGKEYPVPGEKNKPKESHRTTVAEFPKESSRVGSSSAPKMKGTHANSSNIDQSRDTYRDLFGDIDEKNQMNLSELPVEDKLKDSDAVAKSTSAVNSASRERQSGNKFEKPSITDSYPMTASNIAPHSGNGPVSAVPPATGAPAPIADNWVCCDKCLKWRLLPYGTNLESLPEKWLCSMLNWLPGMNRCNVNEEETTEKTKALIAQYQVPAPESQNNLPRNPGLLEGVALPKPRNPDQNLENFGLPAMPSGGKKKIGAKELPNATNKDGSIQFPNSMKKTMQASVKSRSLNDVNQSPLPSEPDLQQLSKSSDMAVEKRKHKYREKHRDLERSTGGGDIKNLKIKNRRDSDPDSSRASKKIKTEVKHINDEEWASDYSGAVGEVGISSSGGFLTAAAGKDQIKNRSHAASITKAKDEAFLNSRSLDVGNIDSKGRSKKRKLKESSDSQIHMGSIPATGHYVEDHSIAVKEEFSENYRRKEKKARTSKSEGKESSASKGSGRTDKKISHTKNQQHRKDISSSLTHRSRNDVDSLKKDLGSVQVPMAATSSSSKISGSQKTKSSFQEVKGSPVESVSSSPMRILNPDKLTSVRRDLMGKDESQNAGHFAIGSPRRCSDGEDDGGSDRSATARKDKVSTVAYHGARESSVLDFQDRENGKHYHSNGSHPRKSGKGYSSSLSKDKKRSFESDLDIGEAKNSNVLSEQKDHSPSHGIKPEDGKNKLQEKFGSKSGETENKYVSKKDVTGKSSIESSKREGQSNFGGHDGPDVKPETICKKDAISTPKQNSLQDCDGEKSSKIPSEKTERVDAGSVRGKSLPLPPSGGFQNEITGRCPRPAVGSQKGNGADSSQVDASEGNDALKQMQTRRVDNQNGAKHISSRHLAQNGHRARDIDAPSPVRRDSGSQAGTNALKEAKDLKHLADRVKNAGSSESTGLYFQAAVKFIHAASLLENTDSAKHIDMTQCMQMYSSTAKLCEFCAHEYEKAKDMAAAALAYKCMEVAYMRVIYSSHASASRDRLELQTALQLVPPGESPSSSASDVDNLNNPSTLDKVALPKGVSSPQVAGNHVIAARNRPNFLRMLNFAQDVNFAMEASRKSWLAFAAANTNTGDAKRAEGISAIKRALDFHFQDVEGLLRLVRLAMEAISR from the exons ATGATTTCTGTAGGGACTAGGGATGCAAGGAAGGGGATGGAATTAGGGTTTGCTGGTAGGATAGAGATGGAGGATACTGAGCTTGAAGAAGGCGAAGCTTGCTCTTCCCACATCAATGAATACGATTCCAACATCGATGTCGATGTTGCTCTCTCTTACATC GATGATAAAATTCAGGATGTTTTGGGACACTTCCAGAAAGAATTTGAAGGTGGAGTTTCTGCGGAGAATTTGG GGGCAAAGTGGGGTGGGTATGGCTCATTTTTACCTTCTTATCAGCGGTCTCCAGTGTCGTCTCATCCAAAGACTCCGCAAAAAGTTCAGAACTGCAGCTTACTCAAATCTCCCAACAATTTGAAACTTGAG GCTGGTCAACGTAACAATGCAGTTTGTTATAATACACCTCAGTCAGTGGGAGTTGGACCTGCTTCTACGGGTTCCACCTCGCTTGTTGCACCAAAGGCACCTTCAGCAAATGATCCAGTCAAACAAGAAGGAAGTGTGTCATTAATTCAAGCTGACCAGTACGCTCCTCGGCATGAATCTGCAAACAAGAAAGATATTAATTCATTGGACCAGAAAACACTGAAGGTGCGACTTAAAGTGGGATCGGATAACTTGTCGACACGAAAAAATGCTATCTACAGTGGGCTTGGTCTTGATGCCACATCATCTTCCTCAGTAGATGATAGCCCTTCAGAGAGTGAAGGGATATCTCATGAGCCTCAAGATGCCCCATTTGAATCTCCCACCTGTATTCTTCAG ATTATGACATCCTTTCCCGTGCATGAGGATATGATGTCACCTCTTCATGACGACCTCATTTACTTAATTGAAAAGGAAAAGCTCCTAAAAGAGGGTAGAGTGAATGGAAATCATACCATGGAGGGAGGTGGGAAAGTGTCAGGATCGAGGAAAACAAAATTGGTCGAAAGAAATGATTTGTCAGCTGAATCAAAGAGTGGGAAAAATAAGGATGGAACTGGGCTTCTGTCAAAGAAGGAACATGACATTGACATGTTTGCTTGTGAGGAGCTTGTTTCTaaaaccttgaagctcccaCTTCTATCTAGTTCATTTTCTACTGTCAACGATGTGATAAAGAGCAAAGAAATGGATAAGAAAACTTTAGTGAGGGATAAGGTCTTCCCTGGTCAAGCAGAAGATGAACCAATGGAGCCAATTTCCACCCAAGAGGATGGCTGGGTTGAAAAGCGAAAAGCCAATTTGGCTGGAAAGGTTCAGGAAGATAGAAAAGTGAATGTGAGTGAGGACGTTTTGGTTCACCCAAAGAAAGAGGGCCATTGCAGGGTAGAGAAAACTTATGAATTGGTAAAAGGTGACTTAAATGTTTCCAAAGGGAGGAAATCTCTAAATACTGAAGTCATGGACCATTCAAAGCAGAAAGTCAATCAGAAGGCTACATCACATGAGGTAGATGATACAAGACTAATTTCTGGGAAGGAGTATCCAGTACCTGGGGAGAAAAACAAACCGAAGGAAAGTCACAGGACCACGGTTGCTGAGTTTCCAAAAGAAAGCTCAAGGGTTGGTTCTTCTTCAGCGCCCAAAATGAAGGGCACTCATGCAAATAGTTCTAATATTGATCAAAGCAGGGATACATATAGAGATTTGTTTGGGGATATAGATGAAAAGAACCAAATGAATTTATCTGAACTGCCAGTTGAAGATAAGCTTAAGGACTCTGATGCTGTTGCAAAAAGCACATCTGCAGTTAACAGTGCATCAAGGGAGAGACAAAGTGGcaataaatttgaaaaaccaTCAATTACAGACTCATATCCTATGACGGCTTCAAATATAGCCCCACACTCTGGAAATGGGCCTGTGTCTGCTGTGCCTCCTGCTACGGGGGCTCCTGCACCGATAGCAGATAATTGGGTGTGTTGTGACAAGTGTCTGAAATGGCGGCTTCTTCCATATGGCACAAACCTGGAGAGCCTACCTGAGAAGTGGCTGTGTAGCATGCTTAATTGGCT GCCTGGAATGAATCGGTGTAATGTAAACGAGGAGGAAACAACAGAAAAGACGAAAGCTCTCATTGCACAGTACCAAGTTCCTGCCCCTGAGAGTCAAAATAATCTGCCCAGAAATCCTGGTTTACTGGAAGGAGTGGCATTGCCTAAGCCTCGAAACCCTGACCAAAACCTTGAAAATTTTGGTTTGCCTGCCATGCCTAgtggtggaaagaaaaaaattggagCAAAAGAATTGCCAAATGCAACTAATAAAGATGGTTCCATTCAGTTTCCAAACTCTATGAAGAAAACCATGCAGGCATCGGTGAAGAGTAGAAGCTTGAATGATGTGAATCAGTCTCCACTGCCAAGTGAACCTGATTTGCAGCAGCTAAGCAAATCCAGTGACATGGCAGTGGAGAAACGAAAACACAAGTACAGGGAGAAGCATAGAGATTTAGAGCGCTCTACTGGGGGAG GTGACATCAAGAATTTAAAGATAAAGAATAGAAGAGACTCTGATCCAGATTCTTCTAGAGCTTCCAAGAAAATCAAGACTGAAGTTAAACATATCAATGATGAAGAATGGGCATCAGACTACAGTGGGGCAGTTGGGGAGGTAGGTATTAGCTCAAGTGGTGGTTTTCTGACTGCTGCTGCAGGGAAAGATCAAATCAAGAACAGGTCACACGCTGCTTCTATtacaaaagcaaaagatgaaGCTTTCTTAAATAGTCGATCCTTAGATGTGGGAAACATTGATTCTAAAGGTAGATCAAAAAAGAGAAAACTGAAGGAATCCTCCGATTCTCAAATTCACATGGGTTCCATTCCAGCTACAGGGCATTATGTTGAGGATCATTCAATCGCCGTGAAGGAGGAGTTTAGTGAGAACTACCGCAGGAAAGAAAAGAAGGCAAGGACTTCTAAATCCGAGGGGAAAGAGTCTAGTGCAAGCAAAGGAAGTGGTAGAACAGACAAAAAAATCAGCCATACAAAGAACCAACAACATAGAAAAGATATCAGTAGCAGCTTAACTCACCGGAGTAGGAATGATGTGGATTCCTTGAAAAAAGATTTGGGATCTGTACAGGTTCCTATGGCTGCAACTTCAAGCTCCTCCAAAATCTCTGGCTCCCAGAAAACGAAATCCAGCTTTCAGGAAGTTAAAGGTTCACCTGTAGAATCTGTCTCATCTTCACCTATGAGAATATTGAATCCTGATAAGCTTACATCAGTACGCAGGGACCTCATGGGAAAGGATGAATCACAAAATGCTGGTCATTTTGCCATAGGTAGCCCAAGAAGGTGCTCAGATGGCGAAGATGATGGTGGGAGTGATCGATCTGCAACAGCGAGGAAGGACAAAGTCTCCACTGTGGCTTATCATGGGGCCCGTGAGTCTTCTGTGCTTGATTTCCAGGACAGAGAGAATGGAAAGCATTATCACTCTAATGGGTCGCACCCAAGAAAGTCAGGGAAGGGATACTCTTCTTCACTGTCAAAGGACAAGAAAAGGAGCTTTGAATCTGATTTGGACATTGGTGAGGCCAAGAATTCTAATGTTCTCAGTGAACAGAAAGATCATTCACCCTCTCATGGAATAAAACCCGAGGATGGTAAAAACAAGTTGCAGGAGAAATTTGGGTCTAAATCTGGTGAAACTGAGAACAAATATGTCAGCAAGAAAGATGTTACCGGAAAATCTTCCATTGAGAGCAGTAAAAGGGAAGGTCAGTCGAATTTTGGGGGGCATGATGGCCCAGATGTTAAGCCAGAAACCATTTGCAAAAAAGATGCAATTTCTACTCCCAAGCAGAATTCACTGCAAGATTGTGATGGTGAAAAGTCATCAAAGATTCCTTCTGAAAAAACTGAACGAGTGGATGCAGGCTCAGTTAGGGGGAAGTCACTACCCTTGCCACCCTCTGGTGGATTTCAAAATGAGATTACGGGTCGTTGTCCCCGACCAGCTGTGGGTTCTCAAAAGGGTAATGGAGCAGATAGCTCACAAGTTGATGCCTCTGAAGGTAATGATGCTCTGAAGCAAATGCAAACCAGAAGGGTTGATAATCAGAATGGAGCTAAGCATATCAGTTCAAGGCATCTTGCACAGAATGGGCACAGGGCCAGGGATATTGATGCCCCTAGTCCAGTTAGAAGGGACTCCGGCAGCCAGGCTGGTACTAATGCTCTGAAAGAAGCTAAAGATCTAAAACATCTTGCTGATCGCGTCAAG AACGCCGGGTCTTCCGAAAGTACGGGGCTTTACTTCCAAGCGGCTGTCAAATTTATTCATGCTGCATCTTTGTTGGAGAACACTGATAGTGCCAAGCATATTGACATGACTCAGTGCATGCAAATGTATAGTAGCACCGCGAAACTATGCGA GTTTTGTGCACATGAATACGAGAAAGCCAAGGATATGGCTGCTGCGGCTTTGGCCTACAAATGCATGGAAGTGGCTTATATGAGGGTGATATACTCCTCACATGCCAGTGCAAGCAGAGATCGTCTTGAGTTGCAAACAGCTTTACAATTGGTTCCTCCTG GTGAAtctccttcttcctctgccTCTGATGTTGATAACCTAAACAACCCCTCAACGTTAGACAAGGTTGCCTTACCCAAGGGCGTTAGCTCTCCCCAAGTTGCTGGAAACCATGTTATTGCTGCCCGAAACCGTCCCAATTTTCTCCGGATGCTCAATTTT GCTCAGGATGTAAATTTTGCAATGGAAGCGTCGAGGAAATCGTGGCTTGCATTTGCAGCTGCTAATACAAACACGGGAGATGCTAAGCGTGCAGAAGGTATATCTGCCATTAAAAGGGCTCTTGACTTTCACTTCCAAGACGTAGAGGGATTACTACGTTTGGTACGGCTCGCGATGGAGGCTATCAGCCGTTAA
- the LOC103449130 gene encoding cysteine-tryptophan domain-containing zinc finger protein 3 isoform X1: MISVGTRDARKGMELGFAGRIEMEDTELEEGEACSSHINEYDSNIDVDVALSYIDDKIQDVLGHFQKEFEGGVSAENLGAKWGGYGSFLPSYQRSPVSSHPKTPQKVQNCSLLKSPNNLKLEAGQRNNAVCYNTPQSVGVGPASTGSTSLVAPKAPSANDPVKQEGSVSLIQADQYAPRHESANKKDINSLDQKTLKVRLKVGSDNLSTRKNAIYSGLGLDATSSSSVDDSPSESEGISHEPQDAPFESPTCILQIMTSFPVHEDMMSPLHDDLIYLIEKEKLLKEGRVNGNHTMEGGGKVSGSRKTKLVERNDLSAESKSGKNKDGTGLLSKKEHDIDMFACEELVSKTLKLPLLSSSFSTVNDVIKSKEMDKKTLVRDKVFPGQAEDEPMEPISTQEDGWVEKRKANLAGKVQEDRKVNVSEDVLVHPKKEGHCRVEKTYELVKGDLNVSKGRKSLNTEVMDHSKQKVNQKATSHEVDDTRLISGKEYPVPGEKNKPKESHRTTVAEFPKESSRVGSSSAPKMKGTHANSSNIDQSRDTYRDLFGDIDEKNQMNLSELPVEDKLKDSDAVAKSTSAVNSASRERQSGNKFEKPSITDSYPMTASNIAPHSGNGPVSAVPPATGAPAPIADNWVCCDKCLKWRLLPYGTNLESLPEKWLCSMLNWLPGMNRCNVNEEETTEKTKALIAQYQVPAPESQNNLPRNPGLLEGVALPKPRNPDQNLENFGLPAMPSGGKKKIGAKELPNATNKDGSIQFPNSMKKTMQASVKSRSLNDVNQSPLPSEPDLQQLSKSSDMAVEKRKHKYREKHRDLERSTGGACQTGDIKNLKIKNRRDSDPDSSRASKKIKTEVKHINDEEWASDYSGAVGEVGISSSGGFLTAAAGKDQIKNRSHAASITKAKDEAFLNSRSLDVGNIDSKGRSKKRKLKESSDSQIHMGSIPATGHYVEDHSIAVKEEFSENYRRKEKKARTSKSEGKESSASKGSGRTDKKISHTKNQQHRKDISSSLTHRSRNDVDSLKKDLGSVQVPMAATSSSSKISGSQKTKSSFQEVKGSPVESVSSSPMRILNPDKLTSVRRDLMGKDESQNAGHFAIGSPRRCSDGEDDGGSDRSATARKDKVSTVAYHGARESSVLDFQDRENGKHYHSNGSHPRKSGKGYSSSLSKDKKRSFESDLDIGEAKNSNVLSEQKDHSPSHGIKPEDGKNKLQEKFGSKSGETENKYVSKKDVTGKSSIESSKREGQSNFGGHDGPDVKPETICKKDAISTPKQNSLQDCDGEKSSKIPSEKTERVDAGSVRGKSLPLPPSGGFQNEITGRCPRPAVGSQKGNGADSSQVDASEGNDALKQMQTRRVDNQNGAKHISSRHLAQNGHRARDIDAPSPVRRDSGSQAGTNALKEAKDLKHLADRVKNAGSSESTGLYFQAAVKFIHAASLLENTDSAKHIDMTQCMQMYSSTAKLCEFCAHEYEKAKDMAAAALAYKCMEVAYMRVIYSSHASASRDRLELQTALQLVPPGESPSSSASDVDNLNNPSTLDKVALPKGVSSPQVAGNHVIAARNRPNFLRMLNFAQDVNFAMEASRKSWLAFAAANTNTGDAKRAEGISAIKRALDFHFQDVEGLLRLVRLAMEAISR; the protein is encoded by the exons ATGATTTCTGTAGGGACTAGGGATGCAAGGAAGGGGATGGAATTAGGGTTTGCTGGTAGGATAGAGATGGAGGATACTGAGCTTGAAGAAGGCGAAGCTTGCTCTTCCCACATCAATGAATACGATTCCAACATCGATGTCGATGTTGCTCTCTCTTACATC GATGATAAAATTCAGGATGTTTTGGGACACTTCCAGAAAGAATTTGAAGGTGGAGTTTCTGCGGAGAATTTGG GGGCAAAGTGGGGTGGGTATGGCTCATTTTTACCTTCTTATCAGCGGTCTCCAGTGTCGTCTCATCCAAAGACTCCGCAAAAAGTTCAGAACTGCAGCTTACTCAAATCTCCCAACAATTTGAAACTTGAG GCTGGTCAACGTAACAATGCAGTTTGTTATAATACACCTCAGTCAGTGGGAGTTGGACCTGCTTCTACGGGTTCCACCTCGCTTGTTGCACCAAAGGCACCTTCAGCAAATGATCCAGTCAAACAAGAAGGAAGTGTGTCATTAATTCAAGCTGACCAGTACGCTCCTCGGCATGAATCTGCAAACAAGAAAGATATTAATTCATTGGACCAGAAAACACTGAAGGTGCGACTTAAAGTGGGATCGGATAACTTGTCGACACGAAAAAATGCTATCTACAGTGGGCTTGGTCTTGATGCCACATCATCTTCCTCAGTAGATGATAGCCCTTCAGAGAGTGAAGGGATATCTCATGAGCCTCAAGATGCCCCATTTGAATCTCCCACCTGTATTCTTCAG ATTATGACATCCTTTCCCGTGCATGAGGATATGATGTCACCTCTTCATGACGACCTCATTTACTTAATTGAAAAGGAAAAGCTCCTAAAAGAGGGTAGAGTGAATGGAAATCATACCATGGAGGGAGGTGGGAAAGTGTCAGGATCGAGGAAAACAAAATTGGTCGAAAGAAATGATTTGTCAGCTGAATCAAAGAGTGGGAAAAATAAGGATGGAACTGGGCTTCTGTCAAAGAAGGAACATGACATTGACATGTTTGCTTGTGAGGAGCTTGTTTCTaaaaccttgaagctcccaCTTCTATCTAGTTCATTTTCTACTGTCAACGATGTGATAAAGAGCAAAGAAATGGATAAGAAAACTTTAGTGAGGGATAAGGTCTTCCCTGGTCAAGCAGAAGATGAACCAATGGAGCCAATTTCCACCCAAGAGGATGGCTGGGTTGAAAAGCGAAAAGCCAATTTGGCTGGAAAGGTTCAGGAAGATAGAAAAGTGAATGTGAGTGAGGACGTTTTGGTTCACCCAAAGAAAGAGGGCCATTGCAGGGTAGAGAAAACTTATGAATTGGTAAAAGGTGACTTAAATGTTTCCAAAGGGAGGAAATCTCTAAATACTGAAGTCATGGACCATTCAAAGCAGAAAGTCAATCAGAAGGCTACATCACATGAGGTAGATGATACAAGACTAATTTCTGGGAAGGAGTATCCAGTACCTGGGGAGAAAAACAAACCGAAGGAAAGTCACAGGACCACGGTTGCTGAGTTTCCAAAAGAAAGCTCAAGGGTTGGTTCTTCTTCAGCGCCCAAAATGAAGGGCACTCATGCAAATAGTTCTAATATTGATCAAAGCAGGGATACATATAGAGATTTGTTTGGGGATATAGATGAAAAGAACCAAATGAATTTATCTGAACTGCCAGTTGAAGATAAGCTTAAGGACTCTGATGCTGTTGCAAAAAGCACATCTGCAGTTAACAGTGCATCAAGGGAGAGACAAAGTGGcaataaatttgaaaaaccaTCAATTACAGACTCATATCCTATGACGGCTTCAAATATAGCCCCACACTCTGGAAATGGGCCTGTGTCTGCTGTGCCTCCTGCTACGGGGGCTCCTGCACCGATAGCAGATAATTGGGTGTGTTGTGACAAGTGTCTGAAATGGCGGCTTCTTCCATATGGCACAAACCTGGAGAGCCTACCTGAGAAGTGGCTGTGTAGCATGCTTAATTGGCT GCCTGGAATGAATCGGTGTAATGTAAACGAGGAGGAAACAACAGAAAAGACGAAAGCTCTCATTGCACAGTACCAAGTTCCTGCCCCTGAGAGTCAAAATAATCTGCCCAGAAATCCTGGTTTACTGGAAGGAGTGGCATTGCCTAAGCCTCGAAACCCTGACCAAAACCTTGAAAATTTTGGTTTGCCTGCCATGCCTAgtggtggaaagaaaaaaattggagCAAAAGAATTGCCAAATGCAACTAATAAAGATGGTTCCATTCAGTTTCCAAACTCTATGAAGAAAACCATGCAGGCATCGGTGAAGAGTAGAAGCTTGAATGATGTGAATCAGTCTCCACTGCCAAGTGAACCTGATTTGCAGCAGCTAAGCAAATCCAGTGACATGGCAGTGGAGAAACGAAAACACAAGTACAGGGAGAAGCATAGAGATTTAGAGCGCTCTACTGGGGGAG CATGTCAAACAGGTGACATCAAGAATTTAAAGATAAAGAATAGAAGAGACTCTGATCCAGATTCTTCTAGAGCTTCCAAGAAAATCAAGACTGAAGTTAAACATATCAATGATGAAGAATGGGCATCAGACTACAGTGGGGCAGTTGGGGAGGTAGGTATTAGCTCAAGTGGTGGTTTTCTGACTGCTGCTGCAGGGAAAGATCAAATCAAGAACAGGTCACACGCTGCTTCTATtacaaaagcaaaagatgaaGCTTTCTTAAATAGTCGATCCTTAGATGTGGGAAACATTGATTCTAAAGGTAGATCAAAAAAGAGAAAACTGAAGGAATCCTCCGATTCTCAAATTCACATGGGTTCCATTCCAGCTACAGGGCATTATGTTGAGGATCATTCAATCGCCGTGAAGGAGGAGTTTAGTGAGAACTACCGCAGGAAAGAAAAGAAGGCAAGGACTTCTAAATCCGAGGGGAAAGAGTCTAGTGCAAGCAAAGGAAGTGGTAGAACAGACAAAAAAATCAGCCATACAAAGAACCAACAACATAGAAAAGATATCAGTAGCAGCTTAACTCACCGGAGTAGGAATGATGTGGATTCCTTGAAAAAAGATTTGGGATCTGTACAGGTTCCTATGGCTGCAACTTCAAGCTCCTCCAAAATCTCTGGCTCCCAGAAAACGAAATCCAGCTTTCAGGAAGTTAAAGGTTCACCTGTAGAATCTGTCTCATCTTCACCTATGAGAATATTGAATCCTGATAAGCTTACATCAGTACGCAGGGACCTCATGGGAAAGGATGAATCACAAAATGCTGGTCATTTTGCCATAGGTAGCCCAAGAAGGTGCTCAGATGGCGAAGATGATGGTGGGAGTGATCGATCTGCAACAGCGAGGAAGGACAAAGTCTCCACTGTGGCTTATCATGGGGCCCGTGAGTCTTCTGTGCTTGATTTCCAGGACAGAGAGAATGGAAAGCATTATCACTCTAATGGGTCGCACCCAAGAAAGTCAGGGAAGGGATACTCTTCTTCACTGTCAAAGGACAAGAAAAGGAGCTTTGAATCTGATTTGGACATTGGTGAGGCCAAGAATTCTAATGTTCTCAGTGAACAGAAAGATCATTCACCCTCTCATGGAATAAAACCCGAGGATGGTAAAAACAAGTTGCAGGAGAAATTTGGGTCTAAATCTGGTGAAACTGAGAACAAATATGTCAGCAAGAAAGATGTTACCGGAAAATCTTCCATTGAGAGCAGTAAAAGGGAAGGTCAGTCGAATTTTGGGGGGCATGATGGCCCAGATGTTAAGCCAGAAACCATTTGCAAAAAAGATGCAATTTCTACTCCCAAGCAGAATTCACTGCAAGATTGTGATGGTGAAAAGTCATCAAAGATTCCTTCTGAAAAAACTGAACGAGTGGATGCAGGCTCAGTTAGGGGGAAGTCACTACCCTTGCCACCCTCTGGTGGATTTCAAAATGAGATTACGGGTCGTTGTCCCCGACCAGCTGTGGGTTCTCAAAAGGGTAATGGAGCAGATAGCTCACAAGTTGATGCCTCTGAAGGTAATGATGCTCTGAAGCAAATGCAAACCAGAAGGGTTGATAATCAGAATGGAGCTAAGCATATCAGTTCAAGGCATCTTGCACAGAATGGGCACAGGGCCAGGGATATTGATGCCCCTAGTCCAGTTAGAAGGGACTCCGGCAGCCAGGCTGGTACTAATGCTCTGAAAGAAGCTAAAGATCTAAAACATCTTGCTGATCGCGTCAAG AACGCCGGGTCTTCCGAAAGTACGGGGCTTTACTTCCAAGCGGCTGTCAAATTTATTCATGCTGCATCTTTGTTGGAGAACACTGATAGTGCCAAGCATATTGACATGACTCAGTGCATGCAAATGTATAGTAGCACCGCGAAACTATGCGA GTTTTGTGCACATGAATACGAGAAAGCCAAGGATATGGCTGCTGCGGCTTTGGCCTACAAATGCATGGAAGTGGCTTATATGAGGGTGATATACTCCTCACATGCCAGTGCAAGCAGAGATCGTCTTGAGTTGCAAACAGCTTTACAATTGGTTCCTCCTG GTGAAtctccttcttcctctgccTCTGATGTTGATAACCTAAACAACCCCTCAACGTTAGACAAGGTTGCCTTACCCAAGGGCGTTAGCTCTCCCCAAGTTGCTGGAAACCATGTTATTGCTGCCCGAAACCGTCCCAATTTTCTCCGGATGCTCAATTTT GCTCAGGATGTAAATTTTGCAATGGAAGCGTCGAGGAAATCGTGGCTTGCATTTGCAGCTGCTAATACAAACACGGGAGATGCTAAGCGTGCAGAAGGTATATCTGCCATTAAAAGGGCTCTTGACTTTCACTTCCAAGACGTAGAGGGATTACTACGTTTGGTACGGCTCGCGATGGAGGCTATCAGCCGTTAA